The Roseococcus microcysteis genome contains a region encoding:
- a CDS encoding amidohydrolase, whose translation MNAEFVLLNARIATMGGQGDIIGGLASMGGRIVAMGEDFAMRQHIGPGTRVLDAGGARVIPGIVDSHCHPDAYAVRLKGWTLVSPDRVASREALLATIHRVCAALPPGRWGAFYRLNERASGGYPTREELDVAGAGRPVFILRTDGHMGLANRAAFAACGLPDDVADPPFGAFGRDPATGALTGLVRETAAHIFLDAIHATDRESDIMDGMEMVQDQCLAHGITSVGNALTPTQAIRAFQAMRREGRFRMRLGIMASGRDVPLVPHLIGAGIRSGFGDEWLRLIGVEWCPDCSTSGRTAAYWEPYLGTPVPGEPVPNTGMLLYDKEDLTQRVTAAHKAGLQVMIEGVGDRGIDFALDVMEAALAAHPVQDHRMRVEHCCFVTPAILARLKRGGFIDSSATGFMDELGEAYVANRGQAAMRHMWPHRSLIAAGVPAPGHSDFAVCRVNPFTALGAMVTRRTQTGADLDASEAITPREALAAYTTLGAFAQREEADKGSLDIGKLADFAVLDTDILECDPAAIRDTRVTATVVGGVVRHGG comes from the coding sequence ATGAACGCCGAATTCGTCCTGCTCAACGCCCGCATCGCGACCATGGGGGGGCAGGGGGACATCATCGGCGGGCTGGCGTCCATGGGCGGGCGCATCGTCGCCATGGGCGAGGATTTCGCCATGCGCCAGCATATCGGCCCCGGCACGCGGGTGCTGGATGCGGGGGGTGCCCGCGTCATTCCCGGCATCGTGGACAGTCATTGCCACCCGGACGCCTATGCGGTGCGGCTGAAGGGCTGGACGCTGGTCTCGCCCGACCGCGTGGCCAGCCGCGAGGCGCTGCTCGCCACCATCCACCGCGTCTGCGCGGCACTCCCGCCCGGCCGCTGGGGCGCCTTCTACCGGCTGAACGAGCGGGCCTCCGGCGGCTATCCGACGCGCGAGGAGTTGGACGTGGCCGGCGCCGGCCGCCCGGTCTTCATCCTGCGCACGGACGGGCATATGGGCCTCGCCAACCGCGCCGCCTTCGCCGCCTGCGGCCTGCCCGATGACGTGGCGGACCCGCCCTTCGGCGCCTTCGGCCGCGACCCCGCGACGGGCGCGCTCACCGGCCTGGTGCGCGAGACGGCGGCGCATATCTTCCTCGACGCCATTCACGCCACCGACCGCGAATCGGACATCATGGACGGCATGGAGATGGTGCAGGACCAGTGCCTCGCCCATGGCATCACCTCGGTCGGCAACGCGCTGACGCCCACCCAGGCCATCCGCGCCTTCCAGGCCATGCGGCGCGAGGGGCGGTTTCGCATGCGCCTTGGCATCATGGCCTCGGGCCGCGACGTGCCGCTGGTGCCGCATCTGATCGGGGCGGGAATCCGGTCGGGCTTCGGCGATGAATGGCTGCGGCTGATCGGCGTGGAATGGTGCCCGGATTGCTCCACCTCCGGCCGCACCGCCGCCTATTGGGAGCCCTATCTCGGCACCCCCGTGCCCGGCGAGCCCGTGCCCAACACCGGCATGCTGCTCTACGACAAGGAGGACCTGACCCAGCGCGTCACCGCCGCCCACAAGGCCGGGCTGCAGGTGATGATCGAGGGCGTGGGCGACCGCGGCATTGATTTCGCGCTGGACGTGATGGAGGCGGCATTGGCCGCCCACCCGGTGCAGGACCACCGGATGCGCGTGGAACATTGCTGCTTCGTGACGCCCGCCATCCTGGCGCGGCTGAAGCGCGGTGGCTTTATCGACTCGAGCGCGACCGGCTTCATGGACGAGCTGGGCGAGGCCTATGTCGCCAATCGCGGCCAGGCGGCCATGCGCCACATGTGGCCGCACCGCAGCCTGATCGCCGCGGGCGTGCCCGCGCCCGGCCATTCGGATTTCGCGGTGTGCCGCGTGAACCCCTTCACCGCGCTGGGCGCCATGGTCACGCGCCGGACCCAGACGGGTGCCGACCTCGATGCCAGCGAGGCCATCACGCCGCGGGAGGCGCTGGCCGCCTACACCACGCTGGGCGCCTTCGCGCAGCGCGAGGAAGCCGACAAGGGCAGCCTGGACATCGGCAAGCTCGCGGATTTCGCCGTGCTCGACACCGATATCCTGGAATGCGACCCCGCCGCCATCCGCGACACGCGTGTCACCGCCACCGTGGTCGGCGGCGTGGTGCGGCACGGGGGGTGA
- a CDS encoding LLM class flavin-dependent oxidoreductase: protein MTARRMHLLAYLKTGPTANHPGAWRHPAAALDDIFEPARYEHIARVLEAARFDGCFYADTFGLQDIHGGNFDATLRHGGQISYLDPMMVLPIMARATRHLGLGATLSTSFAHPYALARSLASLDHLSGGRAAWNVVTSATDLEARNFGMDGIPPKHERYDRADEALEACCALWDGWEESALVKDRAAGVFVDPSRVHYTNYEGRFVRTRGPLSIPRSPQGRPVLMQAGSSERGREFAARWAEIIFMTPHLREDAIAFRADMHARLAAAGRAPESCKIMPSFALVLAETDSIAREKHEYLQSLITPDAQMMLNSALVGVDLSRHRTAEEVAAAQGNQGIAGSTDRVLAQARAEGLGFAEAAAKPRGLLVGSATTVADMLEEWFTTEACDGFIFWPTVFPAMFEEVARLLVPELQRRGLFRRDYAGATLRQNLASP, encoded by the coding sequence ATGACCGCGCGCCGGATGCACCTGCTGGCCTATCTCAAGACGGGCCCCACCGCGAACCACCCGGGCGCTTGGCGCCACCCGGCCGCCGCGCTGGACGACATCTTCGAGCCCGCGCGCTACGAGCACATCGCGCGCGTGCTGGAGGCGGCGCGCTTCGATGGCTGCTTCTATGCCGACACCTTCGGCCTGCAGGACATCCATGGCGGCAATTTCGACGCGACGCTGCGCCATGGCGGGCAGATCAGCTACCTCGACCCCATGATGGTGCTGCCCATCATGGCGCGCGCCACGCGGCACCTCGGGCTGGGGGCGACACTCTCCACCAGCTTCGCCCATCCCTACGCGCTGGCGCGCAGCCTCGCTTCGCTGGACCATCTCAGCGGCGGGCGCGCGGCGTGGAACGTGGTCACCTCGGCCACCGACCTCGAAGCGCGCAACTTCGGCATGGACGGCATCCCGCCCAAGCACGAACGCTATGACCGCGCCGATGAGGCGCTGGAGGCCTGCTGCGCGCTCTGGGACGGCTGGGAGGAAAGCGCGCTGGTGAAGGACCGAGCGGCCGGCGTCTTCGTGGACCCCTCCCGCGTGCACTATACCAACTACGAGGGCCGTTTCGTCCGCACGCGCGGGCCGCTTTCCATCCCGCGCAGCCCGCAGGGGCGACCGGTGCTGATGCAGGCCGGCTCCTCCGAGCGCGGCCGCGAATTCGCCGCGCGCTGGGCCGAGATCATCTTCATGACGCCCCATCTGCGCGAGGACGCCATCGCCTTTCGCGCCGACATGCATGCGCGCCTCGCCGCCGCCGGCCGCGCGCCCGAGAGCTGCAAGATCATGCCCAGCTTCGCCCTGGTGCTGGCCGAGACGGACAGCATCGCGCGCGAGAAGCACGAATACCTGCAATCCCTCATCACGCCCGACGCGCAGATGATGCTGAACTCCGCCCTGGTGGGCGTGGACCTCTCCCGCCATCGCACCGCCGAGGAAGTCGCCGCCGCCCAGGGCAACCAGGGCATCGCGGGCAGCACCGACCGCGTGCTGGCCCAGGCCCGCGCCGAGGGTCTGGGCTTCGCGGAAGCGGCGGCGAAGCCCCGCGGCCTGCTGGTCGGTTCCGCCACCACCGTCGCCGACATGCTGGAGGAATGGTTCACCACCGAGGCCTGCGACGGCTTCATCTTCTGGCCCACCGTCTTCCCCGCCATGTTCGAGGAGGTGGCCCGCCTCCTCGTGCCCGAACTCCAGCGCCGCGGGCTGTTCCGCCGCGACTATGCCGGCGCCACGCTGCGCCAGAATCTCGCTTCCCCATGA
- a CDS encoding NtaA/DmoA family FMN-dependent monooxygenase (This protein belongs to a clade of FMN-dependent monooxygenases, within a broader family of flavin-dependent oxidoreductases, the luciferase-like monooxygenase (LMM) family, some of whose members use coenzyme F420 rather than FMN.) produces the protein MTRPFHLGWFLQGSSVQAWGEPWTGAIGRDWMVPELFCDLARALERARFDYVLIEDSSYIGESYAGSREIYLHHGLSVPRQDPSVIATLMAAATKHIGIVPTLSTFAYPPYLLARLVASLDQVSSGRIGWNMVTGSSDFAAMNYGMDGMPPHDLRYDMADEYMAAVNALWDSWEPGAILADTQSGVLVDHTKVHAPNFAGQWYKTRGPLNSGPCPQGRPVIAQAGGSPRGRRFAATHADTVVAQVKGAAGMKAYRDDVRAHAVAQGRNPDDVKILFLVTPTLGDTMEEAQLRLRQRRARIEAQVPQMLAFFGKITNIDFGQMDLDTPVDQMELTTNGHQQSLDEFKRFAGKRSLREAMLAYRGNPGSVDLVGTPDAVASQMEEAMQEAGGDGFLLSMNDVSRRAVAEVADGLVPALQARGLVRREYAHAHFRDNLREF, from the coding sequence ATGACCCGTCCCTTCCATCTCGGCTGGTTCCTCCAGGGCTCCTCCGTCCAGGCATGGGGCGAGCCCTGGACCGGCGCCATCGGGCGCGACTGGATGGTGCCGGAGCTGTTCTGCGACCTGGCCCGCGCGCTGGAACGCGCCCGCTTCGACTATGTGCTGATCGAGGACAGTTCCTATATCGGCGAGAGCTATGCGGGCTCGCGCGAGATCTACCTGCACCACGGCCTCTCCGTGCCGCGCCAGGACCCGAGCGTGATCGCGACGCTGATGGCGGCGGCGACGAAGCATATCGGCATCGTTCCCACGCTCTCCACCTTCGCCTATCCGCCCTACCTGCTGGCGCGGCTGGTGGCGTCGCTCGACCAGGTTTCCTCGGGCCGCATCGGCTGGAACATGGTCACCGGCAGCAGCGATTTCGCGGCGATGAACTACGGCATGGACGGCATGCCACCGCACGATCTGCGCTATGACATGGCCGATGAATACATGGCCGCCGTGAACGCGCTGTGGGACAGCTGGGAGCCGGGCGCCATCCTGGCCGACACGCAATCGGGCGTGCTGGTGGACCACACCAAGGTCCATGCGCCGAACTTCGCGGGGCAGTGGTACAAGACGCGCGGGCCGCTCAATTCCGGCCCCTGCCCGCAGGGGCGGCCCGTCATCGCGCAGGCGGGCGGCAGCCCGCGCGGCCGCCGCTTCGCCGCCACCCATGCGGACACGGTGGTGGCGCAGGTGAAGGGCGCGGCGGGCATGAAGGCCTATCGCGACGATGTGCGCGCCCACGCCGTGGCGCAGGGCCGCAACCCGGATGACGTGAAGATCCTCTTCCTCGTCACGCCCACGCTGGGCGACACGATGGAGGAAGCCCAGCTTCGCCTGCGCCAGCGCCGCGCCCGCATCGAGGCCCAGGTGCCTCAGATGCTGGCCTTCTTCGGCAAGATCACCAACATTGATTTCGGCCAGATGGACCTCGACACGCCCGTGGACCAGATGGAGCTGACCACCAACGGCCACCAGCAATCGCTCGACGAGTTCAAGCGCTTCGCCGGCAAGCGCAGCCTGCGCGAGGCCATGCTGGCCTATCGCGGCAATCCGGGCTCGGTGGACCTGGTCGGCACGCCCGACGCCGTGGCCTCGCAGATGGAGGAAGCCATGCAGGAGGCGGGCGGCGACGGCTTCCTGCTCTCCATGAACGATGTCAGCCGCCGCGCGGTGGCCGAGGTGGCGGATGGGCTGGTGCCGGCGCTGCAGGCGCGCGGCCTGGTGCGCCGCGAATACGCCCATGCGCATTTCCGCGACAATCTACGGGAATTCTGA
- a CDS encoding DUF3008 family protein encodes MPAKSKQQQKAAGAALAAKRGDMPKSRLKGASKSMAESMDEGELKKMAQAKRSELPRRDHKD; translated from the coding sequence ATGCCCGCCAAGTCCAAGCAGCAGCAGAAGGCCGCCGGCGCCGCGCTCGCCGCCAAGCGCGGCGACATGCCGAAATCACGCCTCAAGGGCGCCTCGAAATCCATGGCCGAGAGCATGGACGAAGGCGAACTGAAGAAGATGGCCCAGGCCAAGCGTTCCGAACTGCCGCGGCGCGACCACAAGGATTGA
- a CDS encoding DUF2934 domain-containing protein, whose translation MSGATALKETRLDAEAHALWVAAGSPAGGPEAFREEALRQISEAETAVDEASAESFPASDPPAHTGITGPERG comes from the coding sequence ATGTCCGGTGCCACCGCCCTGAAGGAAACGCGCCTCGATGCCGAGGCCCATGCGCTGTGGGTCGCCGCCGGTTCCCCCGCCGGCGGGCCGGAAGCCTTCCGCGAGGAGGCGTTGCGCCAGATTTCCGAGGCCGAGACGGCCGTGGACGAGGCCAGCGCCGAAAGCTTCCCGGCCAGTGACCCGCCGGCGCATACCGGCATCACCGGCCCCGAGCGCGGCTGA
- a CDS encoding FAD/NAD(P)-dependent oxidoreductase gives MRRLADVASLREGYDLVIIGAGPAGMAAAATAGGRGLSVLWLDENPGMGGQVHRGVEASPLAAVPALAGVPAAGRALAAAAARAEVEFLPGATVWHLDAARRVGVSAGGAARMVTARRVIIATGALERPMPIPGWTLPGVMSVGAAQTLLKAQGLVPEGRVVMAGCGPLLWLYAAQLIAAGSPPALLLDTTPRANWRAALPHLWGFLRSPYAAKGAGLLARVRRGVRVVSGVASLSIRQADGGLEVIWPGGTARADRVLLHQGVVPQTNLAQAAGCELGWDEAQACFTPRTDAWGETNLPGIAIAGDTAGIAGAEAAEASGHLAALAALHALGALDGAARDAAAAPHQAASARWRRGRAFLDALYLPAPGFRVASDEAIACRCEEVTGAALREAVRLGATGPNQAKAFLRCGMGPCQGRMCMLTVVETIAAARGVAPGSIKPLRIRPPVKPVTLAEIAAMDSTEAERAAVEGR, from the coding sequence GTGAGGCGCCTGGCGGACGTCGCGTCGCTGCGCGAGGGCTATGACCTCGTCATCATCGGCGCGGGCCCGGCCGGGATGGCGGCGGCGGCCACGGCGGGCGGGCGCGGCCTGTCCGTGCTCTGGCTGGACGAGAACCCGGGCATGGGCGGGCAGGTGCATCGGGGCGTGGAGGCCTCGCCGCTCGCCGCCGTGCCGGCCCTGGCAGGGGTGCCGGCAGCGGGGCGCGCGCTGGCCGCGGCGGCCGCGCGGGCCGAGGTGGAGTTCCTGCCGGGCGCCACCGTCTGGCACCTGGACGCGGCGCGGCGGGTTGGCGTCTCGGCGGGGGGCGCGGCGCGCATGGTGACGGCGCGGCGCGTCATCATCGCCACCGGCGCGCTGGAACGGCCCATGCCCATCCCCGGCTGGACCCTGCCCGGCGTGATGAGCGTGGGCGCGGCGCAGACCCTGCTGAAGGCGCAGGGGCTGGTGCCGGAGGGGCGCGTGGTCATGGCGGGGTGCGGGCCGCTGCTGTGGCTCTACGCGGCGCAGCTGATCGCGGCGGGCAGCCCGCCCGCGCTGCTGCTGGACACCACGCCGCGGGCGAATTGGCGGGCGGCGCTGCCGCATCTCTGGGGCTTCCTGCGCTCACCCTACGCGGCCAAGGGGGCGGGGCTGCTGGCGCGGGTGCGGCGGGGGGTGCGGGTGGTATCGGGCGTGGCGTCGCTGTCCATCCGCCAGGCCGATGGCGGCCTGGAGGTGATCTGGCCCGGCGGGACCGCGCGGGCCGACCGCGTGCTGCTGCACCAGGGCGTGGTGCCGCAGACGAACCTGGCCCAGGCCGCGGGCTGCGAACTGGGCTGGGACGAGGCCCAGGCCTGCTTCACGCCGCGCACCGACGCCTGGGGCGAGACGAACCTCCCGGGAATTGCCATCGCGGGGGACACGGCCGGCATCGCGGGCGCGGAGGCGGCGGAGGCCTCGGGGCATCTCGCCGCGCTGGCGGCGCTGCACGCGCTGGGCGCGCTGGACGGCGCGGCGCGGGATGCCGCCGCCGCGCCGCACCAGGCCGCCAGCGCGCGCTGGCGGCGCGGGCGCGCCTTTCTCGATGCGCTGTATCTCCCGGCGCCCGGCTTCCGTGTGGCGTCGGACGAGGCCATCGCCTGCCGCTGCGAGGAGGTGACGGGGGCGGCGCTGCGCGAGGCCGTGCGCCTGGGCGCCACCGGCCCCAACCAGGCCAAGGCCTTCCTGCGTTGCGGCATGGGCCCCTGCCAGGGGCGCATGTGCATGCTGACGGTGGTGGAGACCATCGCGGCCGCGCGGGGCGTGGCGCCTGGCAGCATCAAGCCGCTCCGCATCCGCCCGCCGGTGAAGCCCGTGACCCTGGCCGAGATCGCGGCCATGGACAGCACGGAGGCCGAGCGCGCGGCGGTGGAAGGGCGTTAG